The sequence TTTAATAACCCTGCACTTGTTTCTCTTCAATTCTAACTCAGAATTATGTATTCGCCAAGccaaaatataaaatctaccttaATCTACTGCTAGCTACAGTCGTACTGATACTGGTTACATACCTATTACGTcagatatatcctaattactgaaaactaTTAATTATGTAAGTATATCAATATATCGTGGTTATCTCTGAATGCAATTAATGTGATAACAAATTGAAGCGTCAGTGGAAATCAATTCCATTACACTGATGAAATCGATTTTTAGTACACGTTGTTTTTATATGCATCTGCTTAATATGCAATATTGTGGTAAGCTGAAGGGACACATTGATCTACTCTCCCGTACTCGGGCAATTTGtgtcaaaataatgtttttatttcatcgATATATGTTTGACATACAATACTCTAAATCTGTCTTAAGAAATCTGAAAACATCTCGTATGTCAGATGGGCTGACGGACAGTGTCAGACAGCTTTTATATGGGAAGGATCCACAGAGTTGTCAAATTCTTAGCATGTTGTTGATGCCATTttgatatattgtattgtttgattgTAATGTatcgtgttttcttttttcatcattggtttctcttcttgtgaaggcttaataaataaaaaaataaaataaaaattagtatTCATGggttgtttaccaaaacctgaacagttctagccattaccctaaagaatatGTACGTGCACCAAATTTCGTCTGTATTGAGCAtgccgtttttgagaaaacgatgacgcagacagacagacagacagacaggcaggcaggcaggcaggcaggcagacagacagacagacagacagacagacagacagagaccaGTTTGATGGTACCTAGAAATGGTTCATGTCGTGTCAGAACAACAAATCGTTTGAATATATCGTGGTTATCAATCAGACAGTCTGAGCTGAATGGCATCTCTTCAATAGATTGGACATTTAATTCTCATAGATTGAATTAACGCTTGAAGTGATTCATCTCCACAACCGTTGCCCCCGTAAGATTTTTATGATTAAAAATTCATATCCATATGGAGAAGCTCTCATTTCCAGTAAAAAGCCCAATTTTGACATCCGACCTTTACGTATAAGGCAATTATAATGCTGTCCTAAACGCAAGATTTTGTAAGAGAATCCTAGTCGATAAGATATGATATCTTTTAAATAATAGAATAACAAAAACACCAATTCAAAACGTTTTGTGCTTGGTTGTGATACATCTGAAAAGATTTGTTTGCCTTTGCCAGACACATGAGTACACAATGGCTCAATAAAGGATAAATCAATGCCAATGACTTTGGCAGCGGTTTTGACCATTTTCTCAAGTCTGGTCTTTTCCTGATGTGTGGCACTGCCATACCAAACAGTAATGGAGAAAGTGAGAACACATTCAACTACTGCTCTATAAAACTCACTAGTACACCTTGGCTAACACCAAATTTCTTGAGTTGTCTCACAAAGAACATTCGCTGTCGTGCTTGTTTGGCAATTGCAATTGCAGTTGTATTACTTTCCCatttaattgaatttgaaatttatgtGCCAAGAAATTTAAAGCAGACTACTATTTTGACAGTTTGGCAATAGCCTTTTGTTTTGCGAAAGTCAACAAACAATTCTTTAGCTTTTTGGAAGTTTAATTCGAGGTTATTACTTGAGCACCGATCAACCCCGCCCCCTCCCCACACCTCATCCCTAGTTTCATCAGCATTTGAAATTAACCCTTCAATAAAGGTATCGTCAGCAAACTTGAGTAGCTTTGCTGAGACATGTCAACAGTTGTTGGTGAACAGACAATAAAACAACGGTGAGAGAACGCATCCCTATTGCGCACCAGTATTTAAAATGGTTGATTTGATTTGGATAACCTGTGATCAAGTTTAACAGATTGGGGAGTATCTAACCAGAAGTCTAAAGCCCATAAACATATTGAAGGATCGATTTTGAGTAAATGAAGTTTATCGAATAACTTCTGTGGGATGATCGTGTTGAAGGCTGAGCTATAATCTACAAAGAGAACCTTTGCGTATCATATGTTCCGAAAAATCAAGAATCTTAAAGCTTGTAagggtttcaaagatatatTGATGTCTCATCATGCTAATGTTTATCTTGTTTTGCTCTTTCGAAAATGTTTCTTCCGTTTTTTGATTCGACGAGTGTTTCTCGAGTTATCGGTTTTGAAAAGATAGGACATTACGTGCCCAGGGGTTGAATCCAAACATATCGACTCAATAAATTGGATGGGGCATTGATTACACTGTTGACCTTTGTACAGTGATATATATGGAGTCACCTGCTGTAGGCGTTAGACATTCATGGTGGTGTTCAACATAAACCCATAGCTTGGTGGTGCAACAGAAAGTGATGTATATTGTGTACGAAATTTCATTTTCCTTACATTTCAGCGAGTTTATCGAACTGTTGAACGCATTGTAGGCCAACACCTTTTTCAGACTTCTTAACGATTGAAAAAACAACACTAAAACTTCAAAGAGAATGATTATGAAGCACTGTAAATTTAAGAACATTCTTGAAATGCCACTCGTCCAGTTTTCCCCCTGTCAATATAATGTAATTATGTTGGAAGCACTTTTATGGTTCATGATACCTTCCACTGAGATATAAATTGAGTCGCATAAGTAGAACTCAAAACTTTAAATTATTGTCGTAAATATAGTAATGGTATATGATAGTTTTCAGCATGACCTCTGTAGCCATATATCTTAGCCACGAGTTTAGTGGTtttagaaagacagggtagcaTCATTAGTAAACCCGATGTTCCTGCTGGGTTGTGCTTAATCCacccgtatatatatatatatatatatatatatatatatatatatatatatatatatatatatatatatatatatatatatatatatatatatatatatatatatatatatatatatatatatatatatatatatatataactcgatatatatatatataactcggtgagtatcaatgtGCTAAGAGCGCattagttttggtagttctggaacaaccaagaaagagttccagaactaccaaaactatatatatatatatatatatatatatatatatatatatatatatatccctccctcctctctctctatTACAACAATCAGCAACCTCCTGTATTAATATCAAGAAAACCTCTGCACCTTTCATCAGTACATATTCAGCGAGCtaaaatattcaatgtaaattattGAAGTGTAGATCTGTGCTATTTTAAACCTAAAGATGTCCAAATGCATGTATACCAAATTCGACCATGGAACGATGTTTTCTCTCAGAAATGCATTATGTATATTTACAACTTATTCTGCACAAGGTTGTCGTTCAAGGCAAGGCATAGTGTACCGTGTCCATCAAAGCATGCccaattgattaattaattaataaatttattaatgcCCAATTGattaagtaattaattaattaattaatgacaaTTAATGAACAATTCAGATACACATGTTGATATACCCAAAGACTTTATGTAAATGCGTGTATAATAGCATTCGCTAAATGTTCCTGTTCTGGAAGAGGTTGCTTGTGAGTCCCAAGTATACATTATGATCGCATGGTGCAACTTTCAAAGTAACTTTGCTAAAGGCGAACCGTACAGCACACGAACTATCCTAATACACCAGTCTTCAGATCTCTTCAAGCAACGTCTAATAATCACATTGACTATAATTATTGCCATTTAACCATTATTGTCCTTCTTTAAATGGAATGTAGAATTTCACTTTTTAGAGATGCTCTCATTACAAGTAATTAGACCTAAGAATTATCTTCTTGAAATATATTTCTGAACTGTTGTGACACTGTGTTCATTATAAAGATGTCAACTAAGCATTCACCCCTTGGTCTCTTTCAAGTATTTAATTGAAGCATGAGTGAAAGTCTTCATGATAAAATGTCAGTCGATGTATAGTTATTGTATTATACCATACAATTTATACACGAATTAGTGAATCTTGTTCAGAACACTGTGAATAAGGTGTACATGTTAGTGTACACAAAGTGATCATCAATTTGGAAATCTAAAATGTCAATCAATGAACTAAGTGCAAATATTTCAGGCAATACATGTAAGTGACAGCTCATTCTGAAGATGATCAGTCTAGTATTTACCCCCCAGCTTGTGAATGCATAATGTCTCTCTAGAGGTTTGTTCAGGTGTAAAGTTGTCATACATTAAgttgatatatgtatttaatgtcacacacacacacacacacacacacacacacacacacacacacacacacacacatacacacacaataacagaaacaacaaaacaaaccgTTCCAGCTTTGTGCAGATGACAGTTTGAACAAAATGGTCCTTAAGTTAGAAATGTGTGTGTTTCTTTTCAATTGTAGTACTTGTGGTACACAATCACCTAACTAGGAACTCACTACAACGTTATACTCCTTACGATCTACAGAACAAAGACGACTGGAGGAAAGGAAGTGACAAATAAATTGTGGTAAGAAATACATTCGTGCTGGAAACATTTGTTTCTTTACCTTTTTTTGGTTAACATGTTTATTCTGAAAGACTTGGCGGTGAAATAAAAGAATCTACTTACTATTCAGGTAAGACTGTTCATTAACTTTGCTGAAGATGGAAACTTGAAAATTGGAATGTCTTAACAACACCCAGCTGAATTGGTGTTTTACAAACTCTGACTATTTGTCGCACTATTCACAGAGTACGATCCATGTGTGTAAACATTGCGTTGAACTGTAGACTTGGCTTGAATAGTTATAGAAAACCACGAACACCACAGACTGATTCATGTGTTTGTATATTGGCGATGTCATCCACATTTCAATTGAAGCGATCGACTCGTGTAATAAAATTTGTAAGTAGTCTATGTAAGTCAATTGATTGACGGGAATTGAGTGATTATTAAATCAGAGTATTGCCATTAAATCAACAGACGACCACGTTTCAAAAACAATTAATGACAATCGGTTTCGCACCGAAGCGACCATTTCCcaagtggaggggggggggggggtattcaaTGTGTCAAAAACGCTAATACACGCTAGATGAATACACCAGAATGCAACACCATCTATTACAAATcagaaacaacaacacataTGAACCGGTATCAATCTATTTTGATGAACCATTGGACATAATAAAAACTCCAGAATTACAGGAATTGAAAAACTGTATACACCGTCCCAATAAAGCCTACTGCCAACTACTTGAGTCCACGTGGATAAAGAACTAGATACATTGATCAATGGTATAAACAAAACACAGTAACATAACAACCAGAATCCAACCATGCACCAGAATTCAACAACTGGCCGaatttactttgatatttattCCATTCCAAGACAAGGGCAGGATTTTACATGACAATAGCCACTGTCTTTAAAGTGACAGAACTTGATTACTTTGACAGACTTGGATACCTACTGACGAAGAGAAGCTTCGATTCTTCGAAATATTTCagttagaaatgtatggttcaAGATATATTTAATAGACATAGTCTAAGTGTAACGTTGTATTAACGACACTCATAGAGGACACGTGTCAACTGAAAAATGTCTGTCAATCACTTGTGACACGTTCGGTGACAATAGACGAAGATATGGTGCTTTGAAACACGTCTTTTCAGTTTTACTTGAGTGACAGAAACTATCGTCGATATTCGTTTAGATTTACTTTTTAAGGACTGTGTACTTTTCTGTTGGAAACTCAGGGATGGgaattttcaataaataacaTCTCAAGTGGTTTAACATCCCCAGGCAAACTGTAAATAGTGCACGCTGTCTATACCTCACATCTTGTCAAATAGTATCAAGCTTTTGTTATTTGGGTTTGCTGCTTATCGCATTGGAGACTAAGTGAAAATGGCGTTTATTGTAATAATTGATAAAATCACGATTTTGCAATTCCTTGCATCTGTCATTACTTTAAGAATCGTTGAAAGTTTTCACGAAAAATAGTTGGTAGTTTGTGAAGTAAAGCGTAAACATCTTTGGAACAtaatacactttttaaaataacTGCATCATGCACATCTCTTATAACTAATCGGTGttttaatgaatataaattTGCAGAGGAAAAACTCTGTCTGGAATCACCACAAAGGGTCTCTACTGATAGTGTTGTTACTCGAACATTTCTCGAGTTTCAATTCATCAGGCTAAAAGTACATCCTCTAGGTACTTGCCAAACGTGAAATGCTATACATGTTTGTACAGATTCAAAAGAATTACTGCCcacaaatgaaaatgtatacaGATTGTATTATGCTATAAGTCAATGATTTCAAGTACAAATGCACAAATGCGATCCTGTAATGAATGTAAATGTCACCTGATAAGCAGGAAAAATCAACCAAGTGAAAACGACCTAAATTAACGCTACGTATATTCACTGTAGTTTCGCCTTTCAATGATGTCCACTGTCAATAACAACAATGACACTTTCAAAGGAAAACTAATTATGGTTCCTCTTGGATGTTGGTGAAGATTTGCGATAGGAAAGAAACCCAAGATAATATGTTTATTCACCAGTAGTTCCTTCCTTCGTCGCTACTTCTGATTAGTGTGTACTCAGCGATATACAAAGAATTCTAAGAAACTTTCACTGGAGTTGAAATATCAGTAGTTTTTACCACCAGTAGAAGTCATGTTTCTAGCAGACAAAGGTGATTTCGTATAATCCAAAATATAACTTCGGAGTGTCAAAGATTGCAATAATCAACAGCAaatatgtacagagtacaacctAACAATCACGCCGTAGACACTAAGAATATATTCTAGTCCATTTAGTCGTCAATTCatctttgtaaattgtaaagttGATAAGTACTACTCAGGCAACTCTAGAGTATGTGGCTTGGCTCGTGCATActtaaaagaaaacaattgaAGCTAGAAAACCTATTAACACATTAAGATATCGTCCTGATTTTTGTTATAGTTGGTGGACTGCATTCCCGCTATTCTCAAAGtgatttttttgaatattcatttaggACTAATGAAGACTTTCTCTTGTTTTTGAGTATTGAATTACAGCAATTTAGCTGGAAGCTATCATCGACGTTTACGTCTAGAAAATGTAtaacgattttatttttttaacaaacTTTAAACTACTCAAGGCCATATCTGTTTCGGTAATATTAGTGCATGTTTACGTTTAGTTGATAGCATGTGACAATAATCCCAGTAGTGTATCCTAGCGAGCTTTGATTTTGACATTCTCAAAAACTTACATGATACCAAAATACTAAGCtaaatctttttatttttaaactcTAGCAAGAGTTTGCAAACCGACGAGATCTTCAAAATATGGTTCATTATTTTTTCCAGTGTCTGTTTTACCACGTGACGGCGAAAGGACCTTCCCTGGCAGATTTGATGAAGGAAACAGAAATTCCTACAATCAGATATCAAGACAAAGTTAGTCCAGTCCACTTTCCCCGTCTGATATTTGTTGCTGATTCAAAGCAAGCGTCCTGGTAACTTATACACTTCTAGCTGTGGGCAGCCAATCAGTAACCCGGAGGAAGAAGATAGCTGAGAGCCGTTATAGACATATTGTAACAGGCTACCCGTTTTTAGAAACACGGGACTCTAAAAACTGTTCATTTTAGGTAGTTGTTATATTTGCTAGATTGTTTAATTATTTCTCATTTGGTATTGCACAACTTGATCCCAAACACAATATGGCATCTAACAATACGACGTATTTGGACACagtttcaagttcaagttcgtCGTCATCTAGATTCCTTACAGCACACCAATCGTTGATTCTAAACGCCACTATTGGATCTTTAGGTGTGGTCGGTAactttttggtttgttttgttttttcgcGCCTAAAGAAACAATTGAGCACGTTCACAAAGGTGTTTATCTTCAACCAATCGGCTATTGACTTAGCCACGTCGGTTGCCTTCTTAATAAGGAAATGTAGTCCACGTATTGTGGTTCCTGCTGATTTTTCCGGGGATTTGTACTGCATGTTCTGGAAGTCAGGCTTTGTCAGTTGGTCGCTCTTAATGGCATCCTCTCTAAACCTGACAACTCTCACATTAGAAAGATATCTGGCCGTAATTCATCCGGTAATGCATCGTAACCGTGTGACTCGGAAGAAGGTATCCATTGCGATACTATTCATTTGGGTCATACCATTCTTGCTAGAGTTATTCTGGGCCTTTGCCAACTTCAATAGTGGTCGCGGTGGCTGTTATATTCAATGGTACAGTGTAGTTGCTTCAAAATTGTCCGGAATGCTGTACTTCACTGAGGAGTGGCTCCTTCCTTTAGGAGTAATCATTTTTTCCTACTCAAAGATAAGCTGGCATTTGGTAAAGAAAACCCGTGAGTCCAACAGAAATGATGTCGTACAGGTGTCAATGGTTGATAAAGAAGGTGGCCAACAGTCCAATCTGCCCATTACAGCTCAGAACACATTAGCTCCACCGATAAGAAATCTGAACAACCCCACTCCCTCTGAAAACCAACCTGCTGCCTCTGTAAGCCAACAGAATGGTAGCAAGAAGGCAGAGACCGCACTAGAGCGTTCTCGAAAAAACGTCACCAAAACTCTCTTCATTGTGTCAGTTGCTTACGTTATTTGTTGGACCCCTCAAGCATTGTGGTTTTTCTTGTACAACGTGACAGAGACGGTTCCTCTCTATTCCCGTTTCCACGATGTTGCAGTTTTGATGGCTTACACCAACATTTGCATCAACCCGTTCATTTATGCGTTTCAGTACCCACCTTTTCGGGCTGGTTTAAAGAAGCTGTTTAGCTGCCGTAATGGTAAAGTGTCTGACATCTTAGATCAATCCAATTCAGGGCtaacacaacaaacaaatacttCTGTAGTTCCATAGAATGAAGACGTCACAATCAGTTCATGGAGATCTTTAGATTTATTTTACCGACAGTGTTACCTTGGTATAGACTTTCATGCCAATTTAGATAATGAAGCCTAATCTTCAACTGCCCTTATGAAGGGAAGTACAATAAGGCTTGATTTCAATCAGTAGTGTATACTTTTCTTCGTCTTCTTTTTTGCTGTATCACGAAGGAATCATGTGCTGTATTTAGTAGACGATTATAGAAGCAACAGAATGGCTTCTTCGGTGATATGATCTCATTAAAGATGAGAAATGATTATTGTATTGTTTGCTTTGTGGTGCAAACCACCTTACATTACAGCATATCATGTTCACTGAAAGACGTAACTCCATAATTCTATGGATATCCATGTTTCCATGATTGATAATAAGCCTTTGACTAGAACTTAAACTAACCTTGCATAGTAATTAGCTAAGTGTCGTTCAAGGTCCTGGTGCAAAGCATTTCTGTAATTAGTATTGATTTGTAGGTCTATATAGCATTTTAGAAAATCtaagaaattaaattaatttaattaaagaaaaatattattattgaacACTTATTTCACAAtagtttattttgatattgattcGTAACTTGCAGTGAATGtggacatgtacatgaataactttaggggggggggcggaTATTTAGATATTTACATTTCACAATGATATAGAGTATGAGTATTTTCCTTTTATCTAAATGTAGTTAGTGTTAAAATCATGTCTACTTGAAGCTGTTGCATAACAATTTTGTGAAGACTAGAATTTAATGTATAGCATAACAACATTTcaatatgaatgtatatattttgagaGGTGATAACATCTTAAATATCCTGAAGAGTGGAACGACTAAATATGGCCTGAAATCATTGAGTTACCAGGCACCAGTAATTGGAACAATCTAAGTGTGAAAATGGATATTTCTCACTTATTCAGATGTTGTTTTTAGGTATTAATATGGTTTTCTTCCTCTGAATTTGTACAgcttttaattgtttttattgttgtaaTTGCCTTATTGCTGTTTGTACCTATGTAATGGGTGCTTAGTATAGAGATTGTACTGATTGACTTTTTATGGGATTTGTGATTTGGTATATGTGTCATTGATAGTTGTTCTAACTttaattttaatacatttgatatattattattGTAGTGCTACTTCTTACCGAGTATAAATAAAGTGATAAAAGAATGTAGaatacactcactcacacacacacacacacacacacacacacacacacacacacacacacacacacacacatacacacataagcacttacacgcatacacacacatacatacacacatacatacatacatacatacatacatacatacacacacacacatacatacatacatacatacatacatacatacatacatacataccgtttTTCAGTGATTTGGAATTGATATTATCgagaaaagtacatgtatacgttTCGAAAGTACgtgtttattatatattatctttAGTCCATGTAATTAGTTGgaaatataatattgaatggGAAAATTGGAAGCACTATGTCATATCCAAATGGTAAGAGGAAACTAACTAGCTAGAAAATTGATCCTAATAAGGGGACTCGATGATAGCTTCAAGGCAGAAAGTAATTGTTCATCTTGGAGATTCATTTTAACTAAATATGTTCTGAGTGAATTAAAATTCCCCTGACATCCTTGCTTACATCAGATGAATTGATCTCCTGGCAACCTCCGTACATCTATTCATATTTGGAAGTTCAGCGTTGCTAAAAAGTCTGTAACGAACCTATGTAAGACATCTTCTACTCTGCATCACTTCGAACACCTGCTGGGCAGGATGTCTGGTGCTGTGATACCACATGTACACTGCATGTAGGCATTTAATTAAAACGTAATAATAGTGGTGTACAATAAGTTCCCAGCATGGATTCCTAGTAACCATGTCGTAAATAGATTTGCAACAATGAACAGTAACCTTTATATGATATTCATTTCCACACTTGTCGTCACTTGTCTTATGTACAGTCATATACTTCATGGTCAGTCCAAGTGTAATAATTCTTAATAAACGAATGAAGCTGTTAGCGTAAATCATACACACTGCACACCCCATTACACCAACGTAAAGCGTTTTCTgaatgtaccacaatcgttcatatcatccatatcaagtgtaaaaatatactgtttcatttgctaattgaccacattaccAAGACTACATGTTAGGCTTGTAAAtgaaccaattgaaacagtatactgtTACACCTGATACGAAAGCTATAACTGAGTGTAGCAGAtacagaaagtgttttacttcagtgatACCCGTTGTATTATTGTACCAAAGTATTGCACATTAAAGTTATATACGTAACAGGTACCCTATCTCTGTAGTTTTATTCGataacaaactgaaaactgtaaCATTGATATCGTCTGATATGTATGATCATAACCTTTCAATAAAGAAGTGTCGTGTAAACTGTGATGTTTTTGCTGTAGTCTTATGTGGTGAACAGAGAAGTACTGTCTACCTGTGCTGTTGATGACCAATTTTGTACCTTCTGTAAGTCATTTAGGAATAGGCCAGCGTTAAGTTGGCATTGAAACCATGTCTAAGTGCCACTATGCTATCACACACAGGCGTACATTTTGGTATCATAGTCATCCTGGTCAAGAtgtgtgtataatttatgtagATGGCAGTCTTGTGTCGTAGGTTCGGTAGACTTTACAGATAAACTTTCATCACTGCTTACTAACCCTCGGATAACAATAGAACggtgaaatatatatttgttatggTATATTTACAATGATATCAGTAAAACAAAACGTCAACTAGCGCAATGGAAATCAAACTAATAATGCTATACATTTTATCGTTGTAATCCTTTCAAGGTAGTTGATCACCTAAAGGTGGCTAGCTCAAATAATATTTTTGCTGTGCCAAATTTGAAAGGGTGCGAATATAAGCGCTGTCATGTCTTAGAGTACCACGTCTTTATATCTGATTATCGCCTTAAGAATGCAGTTTATCTCATATATTTTTATGTGTAAAATGAAGTAGTACATGGCGACTATATATCTCATCTTTgtagtaaattattttgaagaCCTTTTAACTCTAGACTGAGTTCTTGCAATCGAAATTCACATCAAACAAACATTAAAGCCGTCCGGTAGGCATTTGCTTCTTTGTTTCTTGGCGAACCCGTTCTTTGATGAATTCCGTAGTCCTTCTGTGTGCGTGTGCACATGTCTCTTTGAAAAGAGCTGGAAATAAGGAGAACAGATCTAGAAGCATaagttaatacatacatacatacatacatacatacatacatacatacatacatacatacacacacacatacatacatacatacatacatacatacatacatacacacatacatacatacatacatacatacatacacacacatgcacacatacatacatacatacatacatacatacatacatacatacatacatacatacatacatacatacatacatacacacacatggacggacagacagacagacagacagacagacagacagacagacagacagacagacagacagacagaaagaggaGGCTATAATCCTTCCCTAAGTCAGCTAATACGAACTACAAGATACACATATTCCCCCATTAAACACAAATCTCAGAGCTCAACAATTAAATCCAGACACATGAGTGTCCTTGATATTACATCACTGTAGTCACTGGTACATGCGTAACAATACAATCTTTACTAAACCAACTCCCATTTATGAACTAATGCTTGCATTGACAGATACAACAAATGTAACATATGAACGTAGATCCTTAGGTCTTATAAATCTTGTCAAATGTATACTACAAAAAAGTGAAGTTACAAGTAAAGATACCCCCTTCATTTAACATACATCATTAACTGACTTACTTGGAAGTGCATAGAATCCATGAATCATACCATTCAGAAGAAGAGTCTCAACATGACAACCAGCTCGTTTAAGTTTCTCTGCATATGCTGAAAATAA comes from Glandiceps talaboti chromosome 11, keGlaTala1.1, whole genome shotgun sequence and encodes:
- the LOC144442705 gene encoding trace amine-associated receptor 1-like, whose translation is MASNNTTYLDTVSSSSSSSSRFLTAHQSLILNATIGSLGVVGNFLVCFVFSRLKKQLSTFTKVFIFNQSAIDLATSVAFLIRKCSPRIVVPADFSGDLYCMFWKSGFVSWSLLMASSLNLTTLTLERYLAVIHPVMHRNRVTRKKVSIAILFIWVIPFLLELFWAFANFNSGRGGCYIQWYSVVASKLSGMLYFTEEWLLPLGVIIFSYSKISWHLVKKTRESNRNDVVQVSMVDKEGGQQSNLPITAQNTLAPPIRNLNNPTPSENQPAASVSQQNGSKKAETALERSRKNVTKTLFIVSVAYVICWTPQALWFFLYNVTETVPLYSRFHDVAVLMAYTNICINPFIYAFQYPPFRAGLKKLFSCRNGKVSDILDQSNSGLTQQTNTSVVP